CTCCCTGCCAGACCAGTGGGAGTTGCCTTCCCTTTCTTTTGAGAGTCCGATCCCGTGCCCGCAGATCATCCCCCCTCGTACGACGTCCGACCGCCGGCCTGCTCCTCGATCCGACTGAGCCAGAGGTGGTTGAGCGGGCCGTGCCCCCGGCCCAGCCGCGGCGCGTGCTCGATCGCGCCGAAGACGAACTGCTTGGCCGCCGAGCAGGCGTCTCGGAGCGAGTGCCCCCGGGCCAACAAGGCCGTGATCGCCGCCGCCAGGGTGCAGCCGGAGCCGTGCGTGGATCGGGTGGTGATCGGTGCCCCGGCGATGGTCAAAGGGAACTCCGATCCATTGGCGTCGATCAGGAGGTCGAGCGCCCCGCGGAGGACCTGGCCCCCCTTGACCAGCACCGGCCGGCGATCGACCAGCTCGAACAGAGAAGTGGCCACCCGCCTGAGGTCCTCGGCCGTTTCGATCGGGCCGGAGCCGGTCAGGAGACTTGCCTCGTGGCGGTTCGGCGTCACCAGGTTCGCCAGCGGAAGGAGCCGATCGCGCAGTCGCATAACCGCCTGGGGGTCGAGCAAGGGATCGCCCCCGCGCGCGACCATGACGGGATCGACCACCACGAGAAGCGTGGGGAAGCGGTCGCGGGCCATCTCGATCACATCGGCCACGGCGTCGATGATGGCCACCGTTCCGAGCATCCCCGTCTTTACGGCCGCCACCGGCAGATCATCGAAGACCGACTCGGCCTGCTGGGCCACGAAGGCCGGATCAATCAAGTCGACCCCCTGCACGCCGGTCGTGTTCTGAGCCGTCAGGGCGGTAATGGCCGCGGCGCCATAAACGCCCAGCGCGGCGAAGGTCTTCAAATCGGCCTGAATGCCTGCTCCGCCGCTCGGGTCGCTCCCGGCAATGCTCAGGCAGACGATCTGATCGTGCATGACCATAACACCCTTTCCCTTCGCAATCCCTCGCCTGGCGACCCGGATCACCGCACTTCGAGGAGCACCCGAGCCTCGACGCCGATCGTAGCCGCTGGATCGGGTTGCGACCAGTGAGCGGACCGTGCCGCCCGAGCCATCACTCGTAATGGGCACATCTTCTGATTGTTTCTGAAATTCTGATCACCCAGTGTCAAACGATGATGGATTCATGTTCATTGAACATCAATTCGAGTGTTTTTGAATCAGGCATCTCCTGGTGTCTCGTTTCCGCCCAGGGTGGTCGGAGGATGACCAGCAAGGGTTCCTTTCCTCTGTCAAAGGGTGGCTCAGGCCGTCAATCCGAAAAAAATCGCGGGGAATACGAAAGGATGGCTGTCATCGGCATCGCGTTCGCAGCAACGAATGAACGATCACCCCGGCAATCGGGTGCGTGCTGTGGTCCTTCAGACGAAGCCAAGGCATTGCCAGCGAACCGGGAACACCCTTTGGGAAGGAGTACCTGAAACCATGCCTCGTCCCATTCGAGCCGGGGGCCTCTCACCCCTGAGCCTGGCCCTGTGCCTGAGCTTGAGTGGCGTCCTCGCCGGCTGTGGCGACCAAGCCGCGGACGAATCGGTTCCCCCAGGTGGCGGACCGACAATCAATCCGGCAGAACCGGGGCAGACGTCGATCCCCGAGACTGAGACCGAGACCGATCAGGACGCGACCAACCTCGGTCGCGAGCCTGAAACCGACGTTCCGGTCATCGCCGAACCCGAGGCTCCGGGCATCGGCTCCTGACCTGAGGCAACCTCAAACGCCGGGGCGCTCATGACCGTCCCGGGGTTTGAGCCAATTGGAATTCCCCCGACCCGCTCAGCCGTCGCGATCGAGCGGTCTTGGGGCTCCCGCGCCCCGAGCCGGCCAAGGCCGGGGCTTCCGTACCTGGATCAGGCCCATCCTGCATCCGCTTCACGTTCCTACTTGAAGGAGAAACCTTTGATGAAATTTCGAACTCGACATCTGACACCCTGGCTGGCCGCCCTGCTTGCGGCGACCGCATTTGGCCCAACCACGCACGCTCAGGCACAAGAGCGCTCTCAGGATGGACAGACATCGAGCAATGTCGACCTGTATTATCCAACCGGAGCGCAGTCGAGCAGCCTATTGATGATCAGGGCAAACGCCCCCGGCGAAGTCCGCGTGGGGCAGCCCTTCGAATATGAGCTGACCGTCCGGAACCTGACCGACAGTCTGACGCTTGAAGATGTTCGCATCTCGCACGAGAAGACGGGCGACGTCTCCATCGAAGGCACCCAGAAACAGCAGCAGGGCCAGCAGGACCAGCAGAACCAGAAAGGCCAGCAGGACCAGACGCAAGGCAATGACGACAGCACCGTCAGCATCGGTGAGCTGAAGCCGGGAGAAACGCAGACGATCCGGGTCAAGGCCGTCGCCGAGGCGGAAGGGACGGCCGGGGTTTGCTTCCGCGTCTCCTACACGCCGACGGTCTGCCTGGTGACCCGGTTTGTCAAACCGGACCTCGAAGTGACCAAGGCGGTTCCCGAGGTTGCGGATATTTGCCAACCGTTGCGCTTCCGGTACACGGTCAGCAACCCCGGTTCGGCTGATGTGCGCGGCGTGGTCGTGACCGACGAGCTGCCCGAAGGCCTGGTTCTGGCCAACGGTGAGCGGACCCTGCGTCATGAGGTCGGCGACCTGAGAGCCGGTGAAACCAGGGAATTCAATGCCGACATTCGGGCCAAGCAGCTCGGCCAGTTCAGTAGCCGGGCCGTCGCCAGGACAGACAACGACCTGGAAGCCCAGTCGCAGCGCTCGTCCACCCGGATCGTCGCTGCCGACCTGACCGCGCGCATCGAAGGTCCGGAGGTTCAGTACACGAACCAGCCGAGCACCTATCGCGTCACCGTCCGCAACGAAGGAGACGGCCCGGCCATCGACACGAGCCTTGAGGTCACCCTCGACGAGCGCACCCGGCTTGTCCGCACCAGCCGGACCAGCCTGAACAGCGTTGCGCCCGACCAGGACGACAACATGCTTCGATGGGAAATCGGCCGGCTCGAACCGGGTGAGGAAACCGCTGTGAGCTTCAGCGTGAACCTATCGCAAGTCCCGCAGGGCTATGGCGATCGCGATCGGAGTGGTGATGACCAGAGTGGTGACGCCGAGGCCATGACCCTCCGCCACGTTGCCGTCGCCTCGTCGCTTTGCGCAGCCGATAATCAGCCGGAAGAGGTTCGCCAGCGAGCCGCGGCCCAGACCGTCGCTCAGGCCGAGATCCTGACGCTGCCGGCCCTGCTGCTTGCTCTGGTCGATCGCAATGACCAGGTCCCGCAGGGGGAGAATGTCGAGTACGTCGTGACGGTCGTCAACCAGGGGACCGGCCATGATGACGACGTTGAGATCACCGTCACCCTGCCCGAAGGCCTGGAATATGTCGATGCTCAGGGCCCGACCGACGCCAACACCGACGGTCAGAAGGTCCGCTTTGGCGCGGTTGAGACCATCGCTCCGGGCGAGGAACTGCGCTGGGTCGTGACGGCCAAGGCCAACACGTCCGGCCAGATCAGCACCCGGGTCGATCTGGACAGCTCGTTCCTGTCGACCACCGCCATTTCGGTTGAGCCGACCACCATCCTCGGCTCCGGCACCAGCCCCCGAGAGTCGGCCCCGGACAACACCCAGTCGGGCAACTCGTCGAAGAACAGCAAGAACAACAAGAACTAAGCCATGTGAAAATTCCATTGCTGGTTCATCGTCATCCAAACGGTCAACGCCTCCCTGCGAGGCGTTGGCCGTTATTTTTTTTCTGGAGGAACACACTGAAATTTCGAAGACTGCGATCTTGCATTCGCGGCGCGGTCGGAAATCAATGGATGGTTCGACGCGGATCGTTCGGAAACGCGTTACGCCATCACGAGACCTGATCCGGGAGCCAAGTGTGTCCAAGGGGAAACCGAAGAAGGACGGCACGGCTTCGGCCGCCGAGTCGAAGGCCGATCGCAACGCCCGCTATGAACGGGAGCTGGAGCGGCTTCAGGTCGAACTTTCCCATCTGCAACGCTGGGTCAAATCGACGGGAGCCCGAATCATCCTCGTATTTGAAGGCCGAGACGCCGCCGGCAAAGGGGGAACGATTCGCAGGATCGTCGAGCGTGTCAGTCCTCGGGTCTTCCGCGTGGTGGCCTTGCCGGCGCCGTCGGATCGCGAGAAAACGCAGGTTTTCGCTCAGCGCTACATGCAGCATCTTCCCTCGGGAGGCGAGGTCGTGATCTTCGACCGAAGCTGGTACAACCGTGCCGGGGTCGAGCGGGTGATGGGCTTCGCCACCGACGAACAAATCGAGCGATTTCTGCACGAGGTACCGATGTTCGAGCAATACCTCGTGAGAGACGGCATCATCCTGCTGAAATACTTCCTCACCGTCAGCCAGGACGAGCAACGCAAACGCTTCAAGCGGCGCATCGGCGACCCGGTCCGCCAGTGGAAGCTCAGTCCGATGGACATCGCATCGTATCAGCGCTGGTGGCGCTACACCGAGGCGTACGAGGAGATGCTCCGCCGGACCGATCACCCCGCCGCCCCCTGGTGGATCGTTCCCTCCGACGATAAGAAGGCCGCACGGATCAACTGTATTTCACATCTGCTTTCCCAGATTCCTTACGAGACGATTCCCTTTGATGCTCCCCAGCTCGGCGAGCGCGACGCTCGACCGGAAGGGATTCCCGACACCGAGGTTGAGGGCCGCCGTGTCGTTCCTTCCGCCTTCTGAGCCGTCGCAGGCCGAGGGAGCCCTCGGCCCGGACGGAAGGCCGCTCGTGGTGCCGCTCAGTGTCCCGAGGCAAGGAGCTCGTGAGCGAGCCGTGTTTCCAGTTGCAGGCGGTTGAATTCGAGCGCGAGTAAATTTTGAGGCGTGACTCCGACCCCTTGCGTCTCGGTCAATTCGCGATAAATCTCCTCGACGCGTCGAATTTTCGCCACTTCCCGGGCGATCGCCGTGCGGCGGTCATCGTCCGAATCGGCCAGATCGAGCGTCGCGTCGAGTCGATGACCGGACCACATCATGTAATCTTCAATCGCCGCGTGAAAGGTACCTCGCTGAGCCGTGGGGGAGGGTGGCTCCAGGAATTTCACCAACGAGAATTCCATCAACTCCTCGGCGATCTCGGATCGACGATTGGCCAGTTCTTCCAGCGAAGGCATCGTGTCGATGATCGTTTGCGGATCCACATCGACGCCGCTGCGCAATAGTTCGGCGATTTGACGGGCGGCCTCGCCCCGTGGTGAGCGTTCCTGCGAGAGTCGGAGGTTTGGTGCCTCCTGCGCGAGGCCGATCTGTCCGCCGCCGAGCGCCGCCAGGCCGGCGAGCCCTCCCAGCACCAGGGTAGCCATTGCGGTTCCGATCGTGATTCGTGTGATCATCGTTATCCTCACCCGTTGATCTAGAAATTCGTCGTCGCGCTCGGAACGATCCGCCTTGCCTTCCGATCATCGCAATGCCCCGCCGACCCGGCAACCGACCAGCGGACCTCGGCGGTTCGCTTGCTCACCTCACTCCGGCTGCCGCCGATCGTCATGCTTCGGGACGATGACCTTGAGCGAGGCCGGCACCACCTCGAACTCGACGGGGGTCTGCCCCACCAGTTCACCGTCAATGGCGACCGTCTGCGGCGGATTCGTTTCGACCCGCACCTTGGCGGCCCGCATGGTGATGACCCGCTCCTCGGGAGCCTGTTGGGTCAAGCCCGCCTGGAACAGTTGCATGATCGTTTGCACGGCTTCCCAGGGGGTTTTCACATCCACAAGCGTGGTGACGTCGAGCATTCCGTCGTCATAGATCGGCGTGCCGCTCCCCTGGGCGAAGACCGAGCTGGGAGGGGCCGCGTTGGCCACCACCACGCTCCCGCTCCGGAACCGATGCCGCTTGCCGTCGCACTCCAGCTCCACGTCAAATTCTTCTTGTGCCTTGATTTGCTCCCAACCGCCGACCAGATACGCCAGCACTCCAAAGCGTGCCTTCAGGTCGCGCTCGGCCCGCTCGACCATCCCCGACTCGACCCCGATTCCCGCGAGCAGGAGCATTTGATGATCGCCGCATTTCACGGTGTCGATCGTCCGCGTCACGCCGTCAAGGATCGCCTCGCAGCTCCTGCCGATCGGGTCCAGATACAGTTGCGGCCCGAACAAGGCAACCGCCAGGGCATTGGCGGTCCCTCGCGGAATGATCGCCAGGGGAATATCGGTTCCGGTCAGCACCTCGGCCACCTCGGAGACGGTTCCGTCTCCCCCGGCGGCGATCACCAGATCGACCCCCGCCTTCAGCGCCTCTCGGGCCAGCGAGCCGGCATCGACCTCGGGCGTCGTCTCCTTCACGTCGAGCATCATCGACGGTTCGAGCAGCTCGAGAATCCTCGCGTGCTCTTTCTCGGCGTTGCCGGAACCGGAGATCGGGTTGAAGATCATCACGGCCCGCCGTTTGGCCCGCAGCGCCTCGAACACGGCCTCGGCCGTGGCCGGGTTCAGGGCCAGGGCGATGTTCCGGGCCAGGCAGTCCCGAATCAAGGCATCAACCTCTCCCCCTCCGCCGATCGCCCGGTCCTCGAACAGCAGGAGCGCCACAGGCGGATCGGAGTCGGGGCCTTCGATCAGGGCTCGTAATTCCTCCACGCGTTCGACCGTTTCGAACCCGATCCGCTCCAGCTCATCGGCCACGTCTGCGGCCGCCTTCACCGGGAACTTCGCGAGCAAGCCCTCGGCGCGTTGCAGCACGGTCGTTGCCGCCTCCTGCTGATCATCGTTCCAGTGAATCGCGAGCCAGCTCATCCGTTGGTATCCTTCCGTTGCACTCGGGGGCCGTGGTTGACCGTCCCGCTGAAATCAAGTCTACGTCCGAGCGATCTGCCCTTCGAGGCATTCCCGACCCCCCTTCGACGGACCGCTTGCCCCGATCCCGATTGACGAGTTGAGGTCGTTTTGGATCATTCTGTTCCCCCCGCTCGTCCGATAGGATACAAATGTACGCAGCGTCCTCGGCCGAGGTGGAACCGATCGGCCCCCAGGATGGTTACGGGACGCTCGTTCTTCCCCTCCCGCCTTTGGCCCCTTTTGGGAGCGATTGCCCATGGTTGTCCGACGATTCTTGCCGATTGCCTCTGCGATCCTCGTGCTCGCCTCCGCCTCTGGCTTCGCCGTGGCCGATGAGCCCAGCAAATTGGATGCCCCGGCCGCGTTCGAGCGGCTCAAGTCGCTCGTCGGCACCTGGGAGCAGCGCGAGGGCGAGAACGTCTACGTCATCACCTACCGCCTGACCGCCAACGGCAGCGCCATCGTCGAGACCTACGGACCCGGCACCAGCTTCGAGATGCTCACGGTCTACCACCTCGACGGCGACCAGCTCCGCGCCACCCACTACTGCGCCGCCGGCAACCAGCCCCGGCTCGTGCTCGACCAAAAGGCCTCCTCCCCCGAGGCCCTCGTCTTCGCCTTCGACGGCGGCACCAACTTCGACCCCGCCACCGACATGCACATGCACGACGGCCGCATCCTCCTGCACGACGCCGACTCCATCACCGGCGAGTGGACCGGCTACATGGACGGCAAGCCCTCCGGCACCCACTCCTTTGTCCTCTCCCGGGTGAAGGACTGATTCCCCCACTTTTTCGCCCGGCTCATCGCTCCCCTCGTTTGGGCCGATGAGCCGGGCCGATCGGGTTCGCAAGGACGATTGCCGACCGCGATCCTCAATCCGGATTCTCGCGCATCCAGGCCCTGGCCGCCTCCTCCGATCGGTCGAGCCAGGCGGAACGCTCGCCGGCCTCGGCCAGGGAACACAGTTGGTCGTACTGATCGGCCGAAATCAGCACATACCGCTCGTGTGAATCGGGGTCTTCCAGCCGCGCCGGCTCCTCGCCCGCCTCGCGAATGGCTCGAAGGAGTTCCGGGGTCAAGATCGTCATTGGCCTGGTTCGGTTCGACAACAATCGGGTCGGAGTACACTCCCTCACCTCCATTCTACCGAAGGTTCCCCGTCGCTGCAGCCAGCCGCTTCGACAGCTCGCTCGGCCTGCTGCGGCACTTTGGCAGAAAGGGGGCTCACACGAAGTGGCCGTCGCCTCCCTCACCCGTGGTCGACACGACCCCGGCCACCCCGCCGACACCGCTCAGCGGCGAGGACACCCAGCCCCATCAACCCGATGCCGGCCAGCAGGAGACTGCCCGGTTCAGGAACGACCCGGGCGGATGGCGCAAGAATTAGCCCGCTGTGACTTGGTCCTCCTGAATCGGCGACATGATCCCAGGAGCTCGCCGTAAAGGGGAGCTCCTCCGCCGTCGTCGCCACGCTCATGAGCACGAAGGTCAGGGATTCTCCCGGCCCGATGTCATCCGGGTAGGGCGACTCGGCATCTGAGTTGAACCAGTCGACATAGGTTGCATAATCCGTGATGAAGTCCCACCCATCGGGCGTCTCAAGGATGGAGATGGGGGCGTCGACGCTCAGGTGGAACAGGCTGATGAAGTTCGGGCTCGTCGAGGGCTCGTCGTTGGAGAGCGTATACGTGTAGATCGAGCCGGACTGGACGACCTCGAGACGCGCCATGAAGTCAGCGCGCGCAGTCGGGACGACGAAGACGAGGAGCGATGCCGCCAGAATCACCAATCGTGTGGCCAAAAGAGGACCTCCCGGACGAACGCTGTTACCACTGGACGTGGATATGGTTCTCACGCGGGTCCCCAACAGGGACCGGCCTCGCCCCCTGCTCGGCGATCGCCGTCCCCTGCGAGGAGGCCGCTGCATACAGGGCGGGGTACAGGACCTGGTGCAGGGGCAGCGTCACCCTCATCGGGGAGCCGTTGACCAGGACGACGACCTGGACCAGGCTGGGGACGAGGTCGAGCGCCCGGCCTCGCGTGTGCTTGCTATCCGGGTATCGGCTCCCGATCGCCCTGTTCCGCTGAGGGTTGCGGTAGCCGCTGCTGATCGTGACGGGGGCGCTCGCCGGGATCGCCGTCCTGTAGGATTGGCCGTTGATGTTGACCGTGACCGGGCGGCCCCGGTAAGCCGCGAGGATCGCGCGATAGCGCGTGTCCAGGCCCACGGAGAGCTGAACGCCGTAATTCCCGCGATTGAACCCAGGTCCGAGCGAAGCCACCACCTCACTTCGTCTCGGGACGGGGATGTTGTAATCGAAATACTCCTGACGGAGTCGGTCGGTCTCGTCCTGCGTCAGCGCACCGAGATTGGCGTCCGAGAGGCTGGTTTCGGCGAAATCCGAGCCGTCGATGGTGAGCTTAGCGGTCACTTCGAAGCTCATGGGGGGGTTGGCCCTGCGGCTCCCCCTGGTCCAATTCGTGCGGCGGTCGTTCACCAAGCTCTGGTTCGTCGCCGGCGTGAACCCAAACCTGGCGACTCCGTCCGCATCGGCCGTGGTCACCACGTTCGTCGGGAACCCCCCGACGTTGGCGGCGGCGTCCATGCCCTGGACACTCCACAGCACCTGCGTGCCGGCCCGGGCCCCTTCCACCTTGGCATGGAGGATGATCTCGTCCGTCGCGATGAACGTGTTGGTGCTCAGATAGCTGATCTCGAACGGCTCTGTCTCGAAATAGAAGTCGTCGAGGACGAACGCACCGCTCGGCATGATCTGCACCCAGGCAATCCCCGGCGCCGCGACTTCGAGCTGGTGATTCGGCGTGCCCACGCCGACGTAATTGGCCCCGCCGGTTGTGGAGCGCCCCAGGACGGCCCCATCGGAGTTATATGCAGTCATCGTGACGTTTTCATTGCCCGTTACGTAGCCACCGACCCGCGACCAGGTCAACCCCACGGCATCGATCTGGATCGCAGCGGCTCCCCCCTGGATGACCTGGGAGCCGGAGCGAGGAGGATAGAGCGGACTCAGGGTCTCGGGCAGCCTCAAGACCTCCGCGGTGCGGTTGAAGTCCGCGCCGAGCGCCCGGAATTGATCGTCGACCACCGCATCGGCCGTATTGTAGGCCAGGCCCTCGAAATCGATGGTCGTCAGGGAAGCCATCAGCGACCGTTTCTCCAATGGCGCCACGTCAGGCCGACAGCGGCGTATCGGCCGCCCACCCCCACCCATCCGGGCAAGACCGCGCAGGGAGGAGCCATTGGATCGCATCGCCGTCTTCCCGGTGAGATTTGCAAATGAGGACTCAAAAGACACATCGAAGTCAACCTCGGATGTCTCTCGCCGTCTGTTATGTCCATCGTCCCGAAGGCTCGTCAAGTCCCCGCATTTCGGGATCGAGGCGGACGGGATCCTGGTTGGGGGTGAAGGGCCTCAAGGGTCGGCGCGGCGCGAGGGTCAAGGTAAGCAGGACCAGGAGCGACGCATCATATTAGGATGGGAGGTCTCCTCTAAAAAAGCCCATCGATAAGCCGTTGCAATCCTCCTGCCTGCCGGGAACAACTGCGTCCTCCATGCTCCGAAATCACACCTGTCACCAGGACAGCCCAGACGGCGGGAGGCTTGCCTTCGGGGGCGAGGTCCGGGAAAGTGGGGCACGAATCCATCGAACGAGACGACCGGACGGCCGAGGAGAGGCACCGATGATCCGATTGCGAGTCCCCCCCCTGCTCTTGCTCCTGCTCCTGGGTGTCGCGACGCTGGCCCCGGCGGCCGAGCTGCCCAAACGGCCGAATATCATCCTGTGCATGGCGGATGATCAGGGGTTCGGCGATGTCGGTTACAACGGCGACCCGATCCCGCACACGCCAAACCTCGATGCGATGGCCGCCGTCGGCCTGCGGCTCGATCGGTTCAACACGGCCGCGCCGGTCTGCTCGCCGACGAGAGGGAGCGTCTTGACGGGCCGGCATCCGGTCCGATTCGGCTGCTTTTCCTGGGGATTCGAGCTGAGGCCCGAGGAGATCACCGTGGCCGAGCTGCTACAAGACGCCGGCTACGCCACCGGGCACTTCGGCAAGTGGCACCTCGGCTCGGTCCGGCCCGAGGGGGCCAACAACCCCGGATCGAGCGGGTTCGAGACGTGGCTGTCGGCCCCGAACTTCTTCGAGAATGACCCGATCCTCAGCCGAGGAGGGACGGCGGTCCCGCTCGAAGGGGAGAGCTCGATGGTGACGGTCGAGGCCGCGCTCGACTTCATCGACGAGGCGACCGCCGCCGATCGCCCCTTCCTGGCGGTCGTCTGGTTCGGCTCGCCGCACACCCCCCATGAGGCGACCCCCGAGACGAGGGGGCCGTACGACGACCTCGAACTGACCGAACGGCTCAAGAACTACTACGGCGAGATCACCGGCATCGACGCCGCGATGGCCCGCCTGCGGGCGAGCCTCCGCGAGCGCGGGATCGCCGATCAAACCCTCGTCTGGTACACCAGCGACAACGGCCCCCAAAACAACGGGCCCGGCTCGACCGGCGGACTGCGAGGCCGCAAGGGCCAGCTCTGGGAAGGGGGCCTCCGCGTGCCGACGATCCTGGAATGGCCCGAGGCGATCCCCGAGGGACGCATCAGCGATTTGCCAAGTGGGACGGTCGACATCCTGCCCACCGTGATCGAGCTGGCCGGCGTCTCCTACCCTGAGCGCGATCGGCCGATCGACGGGGTGAGCCTGGCCCCGTTGATCGCCGGGGAGATGGAATCGCGACCCCGGCCGATGGGCTTCTGGGACCCTCCCAGCCCAGGCCGACGCACCCCGAGCGCCGAGATCATGGCTGCCCACCTCGCCGCCCAGCAGGCGGGCGAGCCCTTGCCCGAGGAACTGCCCCCGGTGCCGACCGAACCGGCCGATCAACTGATCGCCACCTTCGAATCAGACCAGGAACTTCCCGGCCACGCCGCCTGGATCGACGGCCGATGGAAGCTGCACCGGATTCCCAGGCAAGACGGCGCGATCAGCGTCTTCCTCTACGACCTTGAGGCCGACCCGACCGAATCCCAGGATCTTGCCGACGACCACCCCGACCGCGTTGCCACGATGAGCGAGGCTCTGGCCGACTGGCAAGCCTCGGTCGTCCGGAGCCTGCGCGGCGACGATGACACGGGCCAGTGACTCGGGAGGGTTTGAGCCACGGATGAAACACAGATGGAACACAGATGAAAAGGCGAGGGGAGGGAGAGTGGGCTTGAAGGCTCGCAACGGCGTGTTCCGGCCATTGCCCTGATGTTCCTGCTCGGATCGTGAAGAAGGATGCCGCCGACTCTCCCAAAACTCACGCATTCTCTGATCTGTGTTTCATCCGTGTTCCATCCGTGGCTGAAATTGCCTTCTCTTCGATATTTCTCCCTTCACGCTCCGAGGAGCACCTGACATGTTTGCCGCGACACTTGCCGTTCTCATGATGCCGACCGCCACGGTGGCTGTTCCCTCGGGAGTGGTGAAGCCGGGGGCGACCCTGGAAACCCTCTGGTCGGAGGGGGAGTTCACCGAGGGGGGGGCGATGGCCGCAGACGGGTCGATCCTGTTCTCGGACATCGGCAACCGGATGATGCGGTTCGACCCCGAAACGGGCGAAACGACCGCCTATCGCGACCCGAGCGGCCGGTCGAAC
The DNA window shown above is from Tautonia rosea and carries:
- the thiD gene encoding bifunctional hydroxymethylpyrimidine kinase/phosphomethylpyrimidine kinase, whose protein sequence is MPITSDGSGGTVRSLVATRSSGYDRRRGSGAPRSAVIRVARRGIAKGKGVMVMHDQIVCLSIAGSDPSGGAGIQADLKTFAALGVYGAAAITALTAQNTTGVQGVDLIDPAFVAQQAESVFDDLPVAAVKTGMLGTVAIIDAVADVIEMARDRFPTLLVVVDPVMVARGGDPLLDPQAVMRLRDRLLPLANLVTPNRHEASLLTGSGPIETAEDLRRVATSLFELVDRRPVLVKGGQVLRGALDLLIDANGSEFPLTIAGAPITTRSTHGSGCTLAAAITALLARGHSLRDACSAAKQFVFGAIEHAPRLGRGHGPLNHLWLSRIEEQAGGRTSYEGG
- a CDS encoding CARDB domain-containing protein; protein product: MKFRTRHLTPWLAALLAATAFGPTTHAQAQERSQDGQTSSNVDLYYPTGAQSSSLLMIRANAPGEVRVGQPFEYELTVRNLTDSLTLEDVRISHEKTGDVSIEGTQKQQQGQQDQQNQKGQQDQTQGNDDSTVSIGELKPGETQTIRVKAVAEAEGTAGVCFRVSYTPTVCLVTRFVKPDLEVTKAVPEVADICQPLRFRYTVSNPGSADVRGVVVTDELPEGLVLANGERTLRHEVGDLRAGETREFNADIRAKQLGQFSSRAVARTDNDLEAQSQRSSTRIVAADLTARIEGPEVQYTNQPSTYRVTVRNEGDGPAIDTSLEVTLDERTRLVRTSRTSLNSVAPDQDDNMLRWEIGRLEPGEETAVSFSVNLSQVPQGYGDRDRSGDDQSGDAEAMTLRHVAVASSLCAADNQPEEVRQRAAAQTVAQAEILTLPALLLALVDRNDQVPQGENVEYVVTVVNQGTGHDDDVEITVTLPEGLEYVDAQGPTDANTDGQKVRFGAVETIAPGEELRWVVTAKANTSGQISTRVDLDSSFLSTTAISVEPTTILGSGTSPRESAPDNTQSGNSSKNSKNNKN
- the ppk2 gene encoding polyphosphate kinase 2, translating into MSKGKPKKDGTASAAESKADRNARYERELERLQVELSHLQRWVKSTGARIILVFEGRDAAGKGGTIRRIVERVSPRVFRVVALPAPSDREKTQVFAQRYMQHLPSGGEVVIFDRSWYNRAGVERVMGFATDEQIERFLHEVPMFEQYLVRDGIILLKYFLTVSQDEQRKRFKRRIGDPVRQWKLSPMDIASYQRWWRYTEAYEEMLRRTDHPAAPWWIVPSDDKKAARINCISHLLSQIPYETIPFDAPQLGERDARPEGIPDTEVEGRRVVPSAF
- a CDS encoding YegS/Rv2252/BmrU family lipid kinase; this translates as MSWLAIHWNDDQQEAATTVLQRAEGLLAKFPVKAAADVADELERIGFETVERVEELRALIEGPDSDPPVALLLFEDRAIGGGGEVDALIRDCLARNIALALNPATAEAVFEALRAKRRAVMIFNPISGSGNAEKEHARILELLEPSMMLDVKETTPEVDAGSLAREALKAGVDLVIAAGGDGTVSEVAEVLTGTDIPLAIIPRGTANALAVALFGPQLYLDPIGRSCEAILDGVTRTIDTVKCGDHQMLLLAGIGVESGMVERAERDLKARFGVLAYLVGGWEQIKAQEEFDVELECDGKRHRFRSGSVVVANAAPPSSVFAQGSGTPIYDDGMLDVTTLVDVKTPWEAVQTIMQLFQAGLTQQAPEERVITMRAAKVRVETNPPQTVAIDGELVGQTPVEFEVVPASLKVIVPKHDDRRQPE
- a CDS encoding PEP-CTERM sorting domain-containing protein, which codes for MATRLVILAASLLVFVVPTARADFMARLEVVQSGSIYTYTLSNDEPSTSPNFISLFHLSVDAPISILETPDGWDFITDYATYVDWFNSDAESPYPDDIGPGESLTFVLMSVATTAEELPFTASSWDHVADSGGPSHSGLILAPSARVVPEPGSLLLAGIGLMGLGVLAAERCRRGGRGRVDHG
- a CDS encoding D-Ala-D-Ala carboxypeptidase family metallohydrolase, whose amino-acid sequence is MASLTTIDFEGLAYNTADAVVDDQFRALGADFNRTAEVLRLPETLSPLYPPRSGSQVIQGGAAAIQIDAVGLTWSRVGGYVTGNENVTMTAYNSDGAVLGRSTTGGANYVGVGTPNHQLEVAAPGIAWVQIMPSGAFVLDDFYFETEPFEISYLSTNTFIATDEIILHAKVEGARAGTQVLWSVQGMDAAANVGGFPTNVVTTADADGVARFGFTPATNQSLVNDRRTNWTRGSRRANPPMSFEVTAKLTIDGSDFAETSLSDANLGALTQDETDRLRQEYFDYNIPVPRRSEVVASLGPGFNRGNYGVQLSVGLDTRYRAILAAYRGRPVTVNINGQSYRTAIPASAPVTISSGYRNPQRNRAIGSRYPDSKHTRGRALDLVPSLVQVVVLVNGSPMRVTLPLHQVLYPALYAAASSQGTAIAEQGARPVPVGDPRENHIHVQW
- a CDS encoding sulfatase family protein translates to MIRLRVPPLLLLLLLGVATLAPAAELPKRPNIILCMADDQGFGDVGYNGDPIPHTPNLDAMAAVGLRLDRFNTAAPVCSPTRGSVLTGRHPVRFGCFSWGFELRPEEITVAELLQDAGYATGHFGKWHLGSVRPEGANNPGSSGFETWLSAPNFFENDPILSRGGTAVPLEGESSMVTVEAALDFIDEATAADRPFLAVVWFGSPHTPHEATPETRGPYDDLELTERLKNYYGEITGIDAAMARLRASLRERGIADQTLVWYTSDNGPQNNGPGSTGGLRGRKGQLWEGGLRVPTILEWPEAIPEGRISDLPSGTVDILPTVIELAGVSYPERDRPIDGVSLAPLIAGEMESRPRPMGFWDPPSPGRRTPSAEIMAAHLAAQQAGEPLPEELPPVPTEPADQLIATFESDQELPGHAAWIDGRWKLHRIPRQDGAISVFLYDLEADPTESQDLADDHPDRVATMSEALADWQASVVRSLRGDDDTGQ